Below is a window of Drosophila miranda strain MSH22 chromosome 3, D.miranda_PacBio2.1, whole genome shotgun sequence DNA.
GTAAACCAAGCGTTCACCACCTTTGAGGTGTGCTTTGGGTAATTTTCCGTTAGAAAGACCCATCTTAAGGGCATGTTTTCCTCAGCTTAAGGTTGTATAATGACTGTCaatatgtttttatacccgaatTGGATCACATGATCAGTTATGCGATGTACCGGCTCAACGCCATGCCAAGAAAAATGGCCTCAGATACCTATACATCGGTCTCCGTTCTTAACCATTTTCTTTGTGTACCGGAAGTCGAATTCTTTGCCTTTGGGTCGTTGTATACATCTTTTGGAGTCATTATCAAAaagatttatttttgtttcatCTCTCAATAATATATTATTCCACTTCTAAGACCCATCTGACCCAGACCATGCGAAATGATTTTCAACGACTTTTTGCATCATCTTCAAAATTTTTACTCGGAGTAAGGGAACTTTTCGGACTATACGTCCTGTTATGTCTATATATTGAAGTCTCCGACGAACCATCAGACCTGATTTTTCTTTGCCAATTTGAGCGGATATGGCCTTGGAAGACATGAACTGATCCTTTTTTGCAAGACTGATTATGCGGGTGTCCGTTGTTTGTAAAGATTTCTTCTTCCATCCTCGATTTTCAATAACCACTTTAGATATTAAAGCATTCTGAACAAAAAATTCCGAGCGTCCAAGACTTTTCGCAATTTCCCGGagaattttcctttctttttgaAGACTTATGGAAAACTTCTTTTCTTCAGGAGTAGGGCCTAACTAAAGAATTTTTTTAAACTCTCATGTACTTAAATATGAGAGAACtcaataaaaaccaacaatccTTTGACCAAATCCTTATCTAATCCTTCAAAATTTATAAATAACACCAgtgtacttattattttggccAGACCAAAAATGCCCATTCAGCAAAAATGTATGCATAGACTTTACTAAGATGGTTCCCCACTTTaatttttgatttaaataattGGCAAGACTGTAACACTTCCGAATATAAACAATTGGCATCAATACATTTACAAACATTCGAGCTATTCCATAACAAACTAGCACGACACCGATGTACTTATTTTTTTGGCCAGTAGTGTATGTCTGGATCTGTATATACCTTTGAATTTGGAACTTTCACCTCACACCAGCGCCCATCGATGAGGTGACGATTAGAGAGTACGCGCATCTGGGCGTCGTACGAACCGAAACGTACAAATCCAAAGCCTTTTGACTGTCCCGACTTGACATCCTTCTTTATCTGCGCCATTAGCACTTCTCCATAGCTCTCAAAGTATTCTCTCAAGCTATCCTCAGTTGTTTTCCACGGGAGTCCCAGAACAATGAGGTCAGTGCACCGTAGTCGCGTTTCAATGCGTTTCGTTTTGGCTGTTgaattttctaaattgtcgtCGCTTTTGCGTTTATTTTCTGTGAGAGGGAATTGGCTCCGATAAAAGCTAGTTTTAACGAATACAATGTTGTATTTGGTTTACCTTTGGGGaacacacaaaaataaatgtatTCTCCCCACCCGGAATCGACACTTGGCGGAAATAGTCGGCCCTCGTTTGACCGTACGCCTCGCACGGCTTTGGTGTCCATGTTGCGATACTTGAGGCCGCAGGAGCCTGGAAACTGTGCCTGCAGGGTCGACAGAAGTAATGTGCCATCTTCCTCAGCCGGCAGCTCGATGGGCTCGTCACCCTCCTCCTCCGACACTTGAACAAAATCCATAATAACTATGGCTTCTTTGAGTAACTCTAAAATGACAAGAAAGTTAATCCAACATTCTGCGTAAGCGGTTCACTTGTCGCTCTATTCTTGATCCATCATTCAATCAACTGAAGCATCCCACTTGGtaatatactcgtacatattcAGATCAGACTCTATCTATGCTACATACATTACACGAAATGCACTCATTCGATTCGTCTCATACTTTCTTTCAAAATAaaccaaacaaacaaacaaacaaaccatTTAATGCTCAGAGATTCAAATCAAAGAAAAGGAATTATAAATGCCTTAGAAAAAGTGTACTTTTTGTAAGATCTCTCTATGACAATAAACGCTAGCATGTTTTCTAttcgacaaaaaaaaatgaaaatatcGATTCATGAAAATTGAATTAGATAAAAACAAATTGGCATAACtgatttaataaataaaggGTATTTAAATACGATGATTAGTTGAAGAGTCCTAGGAggttatatgtatatgaaaAAAGCAAACATCTCTCTAAACTCAACATTTCAATGGGAAAATTGTGGGAAGGGGATTGTGGCCTAGAGGAagcattatgtacatatgacatgtgggtacatacatatgtacatatagcgCATCCTAAATGGTGGTTTGGTTACACAACAATTCTTACACTATTGATAGGGGTTAGATGTAACGTAACACCACAGACGTAGTGCCTGTAATATCTGATTTCTGGTAGCACTTGCACACGTAATGTTTTATATGGTATGAATTTGCATTTATTCATTCATTAGGCATTCTTTTCACGCTAGTTTTTCGACACAACACACGCCATTTAAATATGCACATCCACTTTCAATTAGTGCGTAATAAATACAAAGAATATTTACAATTTCATTGTTAATGACTTTGATTTAGTAAATAACACCATATTTCCTTTGATTTGCTGAAAAAATTTTCTTGTATGTATATCACTATGGCCGCCGCTTATGGATAAGACcctcaaaaatataccgtctcgttttaaaaatataccgaaaatATGCTGACGAAGTCAAGTTCTGTtgtacatattcctcgtttttgatattccgtcgaatattactagctatatagaacatttagccccgccatcataattttatacgattgatgaatcaattttctatttaactggtgtattcttaatacttgattttattgcattttgcgtaaaaaaaggttttagcgaagaaggtcaaacaaaaaacaagtagcgaaataggtcaatcaagacaaacgaaaaaggaaattgctcaattgtgatattccattgaataatgctgactaactaaatctctcagcaatgcccacatagttttatcccattgatgaataaattttctactagactggatagtttttaatccttgcttttattgtatttattgtaaaaaaaggtttaaacgaaaaagttcaacacaaaaagagtcgctatattgcgtgtaagccgtagtataggcctttgtataccctattttgttaattttatatgagagtataaatattgatatgaagataaaacgtaactaataaagaccttttctcaaatttagattttttagacatattcatgtatatgatgagtgttttgtatatatatctcgatcctgatacctattcttggtctctgcaagaagacaataagctttaaaatatcgttgaaatattgaaaataatattaaataatattgaataatattaaaatatattgaaaataaattgtttttgcatgggatgacaaacatattcacaattctataacatccatttcccccaggtTATTACAGATTCTACccgattcaaataaataccaaaatatacggTCGCAtttcaaaaatataccgtaaatatactgacgaattcaagttctgttatacatattcctcgtttttgatattccgtcgaatattaccagctatatAGCACaattagccatgcccacatagttttatacaATTTATGAAAatttttctacttaactggtttattctaaatacttgcttttaatggatttctatataacgttgaaaatgaaatttaatagattgatgaaactGGCAAAATATACCATAATATACCAATATACCATAACCTCCTACCATACCTTCACCTCCCTTAAAATGCGTTCTTTTGGAACAGTCGAAACGAAACAAGAATTTTTAAACATTGATATGGTTTTTCTtgcaataaaataaataattatagTGTTCCTGAAagataaataataaaattgtACATTATTACAttataattaaataattggtgaacaacaaaaaaacgtCAAGAATGTACGCTCACTGTCTATTTACGtttcgtttatttttttaagtatatatgtacatatatcacTCAGAGTGGAAATTACTTAATTTTGCTTCATTTATTGTAGCCAAGAAAAATGTTAAGAATATAATTATATCAGGGGTTTTCCTGCTTATGTTACAGAACTAAATAGTGTTAATATTCCTCTAAGGACCCAGATCTTTGATACCATATCTACAAGCTACAAGGCCCCAAGAATTAAGATTTGATAAGATTTTATAACAATTTATTATAGATTTATTGATCAATAACATTGTTATCACAGCTGAAGACATGCTCTTGTAGTCGGCCTTAACAAAAAGTATCTCTGTATGAAAAGATGCATTAGTTGTTTTGTGTTTTGAAATATTGATGTTTAAGAAATATGGTTAAAATACACAGACATCAAtcattatatacatataaataataaaaaaggCATCGTTGTATTCCACTACAGAAATATTATTGTATTTTCTCGTAATATTAATAAAATCACAGTGAAATATTACTGCACGCTGTCGAATTAAAAATGTAGTTCTGTGCCTCCAAAATGTGCATTTCAGTTAAGCAAATTGCAACTAACAATATAATGTAACCGCTATAACGTATCGTTCTCAAAAAGTCCCACAGCTTGTCGCAAAAAATGCTGAGTAGCACGAGGTGGAGCAATGAGTGTACATTAACAATGCGCCACATCCACGCCACACAAAAGAACCAATTGGACTTGAATACGTAGTTCTGGCAATGAAGGTACTGACTGCTGCTAACGTCTTCACGCTCCAACATGTTCTGGTAGACGGCTATATAGCGATTCCAAGCAGTCGAACTGAGCAAGAGTTGTCCCGTAAAGCTGATCACATTTTTGGCCACTTTTCGCGTGGTTGCCTTCATTTTTGGAATCATTGTCGGCTCAGGTGTTTTGGGGTCACTCATTGGTATGATCGAGTAGCCCCGTCGAGGCGGGTTGTTTTTCAGGTAAAAGAATATGCCCAGCAGTAGGGCAATGCAGCCGAGTCCATCGCAGAGGCCGTCCACATAGTAGCCCGACGTGCCAATTTCGGAGCGCTCCCCCCGAATATGCTTCCTCACTCGGGCCACATGTCCATCCAAATCATCCAAGAAGGTGCGTATCTGGAAGAGGAGCACGCCCAGTCGTCTGTATCCCAGGCTATCGGATGCCACCAGTTTTCCGGACAAACAAGCCACACCCACATGGAAAAATGATATCATATTGGGCGTGATGAACGTGGAACGGGAGAATCCAATGACATTGTCGAACATAGTGGCCAGTGGTGCAAACAGGTAGTGGTTCGTGTGGTCCAGCAATATAGCTTTGACAGTTACATGGCAGAGCGGATTAATATCACAAGATATCCATGTGTGATCTTCATAGGACGGCTCTTTCTCAGCGGTGGGAAGTTTTGTGCTGCTACTGTGGTCTgatgtggctgctggtgcAAGCGGCGATGGTGCAGATATTGTCGAGGTGTTCGTATGGTAATTCCGTTCTATAACATAGTTATGAATCCGCAAATAAAGCTCCACATCCATAAAAATGTAGAATATTATCAACAGAAACAGTAGCGTTAATAGTATCTTGCTGACTTGTGAACTGGGCCCAATCATGGTGGTAATATTTTGAGGTAGCTTTCAATTCTAAATTCCTTTCGAGGTGCTTTCAGGATACAACTGTAACGAGACGAGAAAATTGATTATTAAGGGTTTATAAAGGTTAAATTGCTTAAATTAATGTTCTATACCGTCACACGAACACATGTACGCTTGTGTGCATGCATGACGACATAACAATTCCAGCGACTTTCATTCTATTCCTATTCCTATCTATTCTCGGTATTTACGGAAGCCATTAACATGTTGATGGCATGGCCTGAGTATTATGTGGACTTTTCACTGCTTATAACTATTGCCAGGCAAGTTAACGCttttaaagatacaataacaaagatatgtatgtacatacatacatactatgTGGTTTAATCAATCAAATAAAGCACACACCCGCATGTATAGGCATGCTTgtgtttgtatgtatgtattgaCGATAAGTAAACATATGCTATGATGGTTTTAATAACCAATAAATAGGTGCTCAATCGGCTTTGCATAGAAGGGGAATTGCAAGTTTACTTACCTTCATAGCTCAAAAATAAACTTCCTCTATCAAAACATCCTATCCTTGTTAAACTGTTGTCTTCGCCAAACCAAATGTTCTATTTTGTTTCGTGAAACTTGTAGATTGACGTTTCGGAAATTCGTTATAGCGCAATAGTTTACATGCGGCAATTAGCAACAAGaacgtatatatatataaataaaaataaatatatttttattaattattttctTGTTCCgagcagtgtgaccgcggatttatcgttaaaatataccgtccgaccctaagaaatatatcaaaatataccgtgtcatttttaaaatataccgtaaatatactgacgaattcaaatTCTATTTTACaaattcctcgtttttgatctcCGTGGAATATTCTCAGCTATATAGCaaatttagccatgcccacataattttatacgattgttgaatcaattttctacttgactggcttgttttaaatacttgcttttgtTGGATTTAGTCTAAAATAGGTTTTAGGAAAGAAggtcaaataaataaaacgtAATAAAACGTAAGAGAAATATCGTTCCAATTGCTCAATTTctttattccgttgaataatgctgcGTAACTAAAACCTTTagttctgcccacataattttatccgattattGAATCAATTTTATATTTGACTGGCCTcttctaaatacttgcttttattggatcttGTCTAAACAAAAGGTTTCTTGTAGCGAATTGCAATCGATTTAATAGAAGTTGGCTTTTTCTAAAACagttaatttaattttttgatCGGCCGGGAAGTAGTTATAACGGTTATCTTATTGGGGGCCTTTTTATTGGGGCCGAAACCAGAGCTCATGGATTTTCCTGTTCTGTTAGGCTTCCGCTTCGCTCCTTACCTATCCATGTTCGACACGCATCGAAAGGGACAAACAAAGAAAAAGGCACATATACTGTAATGtagtttttttattttttcgtTTGAGTTGAGTTTGAATGGTGTTATAAAATCTGGTTTTCGTTCTTTTGGAAATAATGTTATTATTTCATCTACAAGTTGTCGTGACTTGCACAAGGATAATTTTAAATTTCGTCTAACGAAAATATCCGTTATTAATTTTCGGAAAGTAATTCTCTCGCTATTTGTTAATGGAGCTTTGCTCTTAATTTTGTTGAGCAAAGTCCTACTGCTGGCTGCAATGATGATTCCATATATGTTAATTATTAGTGTTGGCTTGGTTGTTGAGACGCTTTCCTTTCTTGGCGTCATTTGCCCATTCCATTTGCCGGGTTCCATTAAACTTTCCGATTCGAGCCGGGATTCTAGTGGTGGTGAAGCCTTTACGTTGGTATTGGTGGCAGGAGTAGGAGGGCGAGGCGGCATTGGTGGTGTAATTGCCCGTTCTGCCGGTTTTGCCGGTGATCCTGGGGAGTTTGAGGTTGTTTTTGTATGGGTGTTCGTGGCCACCTCCCCATCAAGCCACTCCCACGTTGtagtagttgttgttgttgttgttgtttttactCTCCTCATTTTTATATCCGGTAGTAAACGCAACGGTAAGGCTGAGCAACATGTGAATAGTGACGACAATTTAGACGATAGTTGTAAGCTACATTTTATCGCACTTTAACGATACATTTTCATTTCACTTGTGCACTTTTTTTTCGCCCATAAACGCAATTATCCCCTCTAAACACAACAAGGAACAccaataattattattatagtaAATTTAGTCGCGCTACAGAGCTTAAGGCCATTAAAAAGAATATTGTTtttgttccagtcccacctgaacgataggtggccagggctgagggcgacgcgccatctagcggaagtccagggaggctcgatggtgtattgggacatcggggggagctggagccgttactggggatataaggaagagaataggattagttatatgtattagtaagggaaaaggggataaataggagtgaaaatattagaaaacgtggattggattatggaaatcgtggagcgtggacggagtaacgtcgaaatttgaaattttgtgcttaaa
It encodes the following:
- the LOC108160581 gene encoding ceramide phosphoethanolamine synthase; amino-acid sequence: MIGPSSQVSKILLTLLFLLIIFYIFMDVELYLRIHNYVIERNYHTNTSTISAPSPLAPAATSDHSSSTKLPTAEKEPSYEDHTWISCDINPLCHVTVKAILLDHTNHYLFAPLATMFDNVIGFSRSTFITPNMISFFHVGVACLSGKLVASDSLGYRRLGVLLFQIRTFLDDLDGHVARVRKHIRGERSEIGTSGYYVDGLCDGLGCIALLLGIFFYLKNNPPRRGYSIIPMSDPKTPEPTMIPKMKATTRKVAKNVISFTGQLLLSSTAWNRYIAVYQNMLEREDVSSSQYLHCQNYVFKSNWFFCVAWMWRIVNVHSLLHLVLLSIFCDKLWDFLRTIRYSGYIILLVAICLTEMHILEAQNYIFNSTACSNISL